In one window of Actinomycetes bacterium DNA:
- a CDS encoding endonuclease domain-containing protein: MSGVQAVSAQHHPYGVGSAKRHAERSGAVCPNQRPSWWLPAAHHCALDHELRRYPGITCHDYWRLYHLQGGRCAVCGGPPGRWRFAVDRDHDTNAVDGLTHHRCNRAVTQQIRRYLADPPGRALGLAADPAAVARRERRQRRT, from the coding sequence ATGAGCGGCGTCCAGGCGGTTTCTGCCCAACACCACCCCTACGGGGTGGGGAGCGCGAAGCGCCACGCCGAGCGGAGCGGTGCGGTCTGCCCGAACCAGCGGCCGAGCTGGTGGCTGCCGGCCGCGCACCACTGCGCGCTGGACCATGAGCTGCGCCGCTACCCGGGGATCACCTGCCACGACTACTGGCGGCTGTACCACCTGCAGGGTGGCCGGTGCGCGGTCTGCGGCGGCCCGCCGGGCCGCTGGCGGTTCGCGGTCGACCGCGACCACGACACCAACGCGGTCGACGGCCTCACCCACCACCGCTGCAACCGGGCGGTCACCCAGCAGATCCGCCGCTACCTCGCCGACCCGCCCGGGCGTGCCCTCGGCCTGGCGGCGGACCCCGCGGCCGTGGCGCGGCGGGAACGCAGGCAGAGGAGGACCTGA
- a CDS encoding helix-turn-helix transcriptional regulator, producing the protein MLGANVRKAREAAGMTQFQVAAAAGFVVSTISDIERGATDPQISTIRRIARVLGVTAADLVDEDEPVEVAG; encoded by the coding sequence GTGCTTGGCGCAAACGTCCGGAAGGCACGCGAAGCGGCAGGCATGACACAGTTCCAGGTCGCCGCCGCCGCCGGGTTCGTCGTCTCGACGATCTCCGACATCGAGCGCGGCGCGACCGACCCGCAGATCTCCACCATCCGCCGGATCGCCCGCGTGCTCGGCGTGACCGCCGCGGACCTGGTCGACGAGGACGAGCCGGTGGAGGTGGCCGGCTGA